In the Bacillus shivajii genome, one interval contains:
- a CDS encoding glycogen/starch/alpha-glucan phosphorylase translates to MAAKTNVLFGKKLKDATNKDLYYAIASIVNDEVHPQWGETNHTYEKKKVKQVFYLSMEFLVGRLLENNLLNCGLLDDANGALKKIGKDPEKVYANEPDAGLGNGGLGRLAACFLDSLASLKYPGHGCGIRYRYGLFEQRIIHGHQIELPDYWLQEEYPWETRKGEESVKIHFRGSVHMHRKIDGSLEFHYKNTDQVNAVPYDIPVVGYNNQVVNTLRLWSAESITRDTDYLTSKSSKYYHHLDHKHSIEQISGFLYPDDSSYEGKELRLKQQYFLVSASIQNILRHFKRQIGAPLSDLPEYIAIQINDTHPSLAIPEFMRILMDDENLGWDQAWEITRHTIAYTNHTTLSEALEKWPKTMVQELLPRIYMIIDEINERFCRGLWFDHPELRDVIPELAIIADEQVHMARLAIVGSFSVNGVAKIHTDILKKKEMKHFYQLFPDRFNNKTNGVTHRRWLLQVNPRLSTVISEVIGPNWICRPSQLISLLRYSKDASFLEKVDKVKLENKRSLASLIYDRTGIKIDEHSIFDVQIKRLHEYKRQLLNIFHVIYLYNELKDNPNLDLTPRTFIFGAKAAPSYHLAKEVIKLIHTVASIVNHDPDIRGKLKVVFLENYNVSLAEKIIPATDISEQISTASKEASGTGNMKMMMNGALTVGTMDGANIEIRDLVGDQHIFMFGLKADEVLNYYEHGGYTARDIYNTDDRVRRILDQLNEGVFGSQEIEFKDIYYNILYHNDPYFVLKDFDPYIETHELVEQAYRDRSTWMNMSVTNIAYSGKFSSDRTIQEYASEIWKINKTHP, encoded by the coding sequence ATGGCCGCCAAAACGAACGTCCTTTTTGGCAAAAAACTAAAAGATGCTACGAATAAAGATTTATATTATGCAATCGCATCGATTGTAAATGATGAAGTGCATCCACAGTGGGGAGAGACAAACCATACGTATGAAAAGAAAAAAGTAAAACAAGTGTTTTATTTATCAATGGAGTTTTTAGTTGGGCGTTTATTAGAAAACAATTTATTAAATTGTGGACTGCTTGATGATGCCAACGGTGCATTAAAAAAAATAGGTAAAGACCCTGAAAAAGTTTATGCAAATGAACCAGATGCCGGTTTAGGAAATGGCGGATTAGGACGGTTAGCTGCTTGTTTTCTCGATTCTTTAGCATCTCTTAAATATCCAGGTCACGGATGCGGGATTCGTTACCGGTACGGGTTGTTTGAGCAACGAATCATTCACGGTCATCAAATCGAGCTCCCTGATTATTGGCTCCAAGAAGAATACCCATGGGAAACACGAAAAGGAGAAGAAAGCGTAAAAATTCATTTCCGCGGCTCTGTACATATGCACCGAAAAATTGATGGGTCACTTGAATTTCACTATAAGAATACGGACCAAGTCAATGCCGTTCCATACGACATTCCTGTTGTCGGCTACAATAACCAAGTTGTCAATACATTGCGTCTATGGAGTGCAGAGTCGATTACAAGAGATACGGATTATTTAACGAGCAAAAGTTCAAAATATTACCACCATCTTGACCATAAACATTCGATCGAACAAATTTCAGGTTTTTTATACCCAGATGATTCAAGTTATGAAGGTAAAGAGCTAAGGTTAAAACAACAGTACTTTCTCGTTTCAGCTAGTATCCAGAACATTTTAAGACATTTCAAACGACAAATCGGTGCACCACTCAGTGACTTACCAGAGTATATTGCCATTCAAATTAATGATACGCACCCAAGTCTTGCAATCCCTGAGTTCATGCGTATCTTAATGGATGACGAAAACCTTGGTTGGGATCAGGCCTGGGAGATCACTCGTCATACAATTGCTTATACGAATCATACAACGTTAAGTGAAGCGTTAGAGAAATGGCCAAAAACGATGGTTCAAGAGTTACTACCGCGCATTTACATGATTATTGATGAAATAAATGAACGTTTTTGCCGAGGCTTATGGTTTGACCACCCTGAATTACGCGACGTCATTCCTGAGCTTGCCATTATTGCTGATGAACAAGTCCATATGGCACGTCTTGCTATTGTCGGAAGCTTTAGTGTCAACGGAGTTGCGAAGATCCACACAGACATACTAAAGAAAAAAGAAATGAAACACTTTTATCAGCTATTTCCAGATCGTTTTAACAATAAAACGAACGGAGTAACTCACCGTCGTTGGCTCCTTCAAGTAAACCCTCGCTTATCAACAGTGATTAGTGAAGTCATTGGCCCAAATTGGATTTGTCGACCGAGCCAATTAATTAGCCTCCTTCGTTACTCGAAAGATGCCAGTTTTTTAGAAAAGGTCGACAAAGTAAAGCTTGAAAACAAACGGTCGTTAGCGTCATTAATTTATGACCGGACTGGGATAAAAATTGATGAACATTCCATTTTTGATGTGCAAATTAAACGGTTGCACGAGTATAAACGTCAACTGTTAAATATTTTTCACGTCATTTACCTTTATAATGAATTAAAAGATAACCCGAACTTAGATCTTACACCGAGAACGTTTATCTTTGGGGCGAAAGCAGCACCGAGCTACCATTTAGCAAAAGAAGTGATTAAGCTCATTCATACCGTTGCATCAATTGTTAATCACGATCCTGATATTCGCGGAAAACTGAAGGTCGTCTTTTTAGAAAACTACAATGTAAGCCTTGCAGAAAAAATCATTCCTGCTACAGATATTAGTGAACAAATCTCCACAGCGAGTAAAGAAGCATCAGGTACAGGGAATATGAAAATGATGATGAATGGTGCGTTAACTGTAGGTACGATGGATGGTGCAAACATTGAAATTCGTGACTTAGTTGGCGATCAACATATTTTTATGTTCGGTCTTAAGGCTGATGAAGTATTAAATTACTATGAACACGGAGGATATACAGCGCGAGACATATATAACACAGACGATCGCGTGCGGCGTATTTTAGATCAATTAAATGAAGGTGTTTTTGGCTCACAGGAGATCGAGTTCAAAGATATTTATTACAACATTTTATATCACAACGACCCTTATTTTGTTTTAAAAGATTTCGACCCTTATATAGAAACTCACGAACTCGTCGAGCAAGCATATCGCGACCGCTCAACATGGATGAACATGAGCGTCACAAACATCGCTTACTCTGGTAAATTCTCTAGTGACAGAACGATTCAAGAATATGCATCAGAGATTTGGAAAATAAATAAAACACATCCATAA
- a CDS encoding response regulator transcription factor has protein sequence MLEVKERIETQSAKIIYIDSNNDFPENVKDDISNQLKAMYMKKVQTDHPSIMKEGHSWVVLLVEKLTPESFYHLQEKLHSFKAEHSTILLVSKEPIGKQIFNFLSLPINGIVSLPYLENHYEIVIKSLIEKQAFLEPETHINLTLEIENKKMRLKPIKTLKLNKEKISLVLTERECAVLDLILDGYNNSKIAEKLFFAHSTVTTVISRILKKMDANDRTDAMVKAIKNGWVDAER, from the coding sequence ATGCTTGAAGTGAAAGAAAGAATCGAAACACAAAGTGCAAAAATCATATATATAGATTCAAATAATGACTTTCCTGAAAATGTAAAAGATGACATATCTAATCAATTAAAAGCAATGTATATGAAAAAAGTCCAAACAGACCACCCTTCAATAATGAAAGAAGGCCATTCGTGGGTTGTACTATTAGTTGAAAAGCTTACACCAGAATCATTTTACCACTTACAAGAAAAGCTTCATTCTTTTAAAGCAGAACATTCTACGATATTGTTAGTGAGTAAAGAGCCAATTGGAAAACAAATTTTTAATTTCTTATCATTACCTATAAATGGAATCGTTTCATTACCATACTTAGAGAATCATTATGAGATCGTGATCAAATCCCTAATAGAAAAGCAAGCATTTCTGGAACCAGAAACACATATTAATCTCACATTAGAAATAGAAAATAAAAAGATGAGGTTAAAGCCGATTAAAACCCTTAAATTAAATAAAGAAAAAATATCTCTAGTATTAACAGAAAGAGAATGTGCTGTTCTTGATTTGATTTTAGATGGCTATAACAATAGTAAAATTGCAGAAAAATTATTTTTTGCTCACTCTACTGTTACAACCGTTATAAGTAGGATTTTAAAGAAAATGGACGCAAATGATCGTACAGATGCAATGGTTAAAGCAATAAAGAATGGTTGGGTAGATGCTGAAAGATAA
- a CDS encoding glycine betaine ABC transporter substrate-binding protein: MKKKLGLLLVGLSVAVLAACGEANDVDETNEPAGDEEEQTSDVVDGETIVFGLTTWTSTEAPTNIAKLILEEAGYEVEFSMLDQPVIFEGLVNEDVHFFMDAWLPYTEAELWSRYEDDLQKVATSYSDVPLGWVVPAYVEEDSIEDLVGNADKYDGRVVSIDPGAGIVTLSEELIAEYGIGDEYTLTTSSEFAMMAEAEERIAAEEPVIFTGWRPHSMFAKFDLKFLEDEKEIFKSDDVYVISYNGIEDEYTRAYEILSNWSIEVADLEEMMLKYEEDDVPFEESAKQWIEDNRDQVDEMLGN, encoded by the coding sequence ATGAAGAAAAAGTTAGGATTATTACTAGTAGGTTTATCTGTAGCTGTACTAGCAGCATGTGGTGAAGCAAATGACGTTGATGAAACAAATGAGCCTGCAGGTGATGAAGAAGAACAAACGAGTGATGTCGTTGATGGCGAGACGATTGTCTTTGGTTTAACAACGTGGACAAGTACGGAAGCTCCGACAAACATTGCAAAATTAATTTTGGAAGAAGCAGGGTATGAAGTAGAATTTTCAATGTTAGATCAACCAGTTATTTTCGAAGGGTTAGTAAATGAAGACGTTCATTTCTTTATGGATGCATGGCTTCCGTATACTGAAGCAGAACTATGGAGCAGATATGAAGATGATTTACAAAAAGTAGCAACAAGCTATTCTGATGTTCCACTTGGCTGGGTTGTTCCTGCCTATGTAGAGGAAGATTCTATTGAAGATTTAGTAGGAAATGCTGATAAGTATGACGGTCGTGTTGTTTCAATTGATCCAGGAGCTGGGATTGTTACATTATCTGAGGAACTTATCGCAGAGTATGGTATTGGTGATGAGTACACATTAACTACATCTAGTGAATTTGCGATGATGGCTGAAGCTGAAGAAAGAATTGCTGCAGAAGAACCGGTTATTTTTACGGGATGGAGACCACACTCGATGTTTGCGAAGTTTGACCTTAAGTTTTTAGAAGATGAAAAAGAGATCTTTAAGTCAGATGACGTTTATGTTATTTCTTATAACGGAATTGAAGATGAGTATACGAGAGCTTATGAAATTTTATCTAACTGGAGTATTGAAGTAGCAGATCTTGAAGAGATGATGCTAAAGTATGAAGAAGATGACGTTCCATTTGAAGAATCAGCGAAACAATGGATCGAAGACAATCGTGACCAAGTTGATGAAATGCTAGGAAATTAA
- the glgA gene encoding glycogen synthase GlgA — MKNILFVASECTPFVKTGGLADVIGSLPHALANEEKLNVRVILPMYDEIAEEWKEKLSYVTSFSVEVGWRKQDADLFQIEHNGIVYYFISNSFYFTRKGIYGYYDDGERFVFFNQAVIASLKFLDFTPDILHAHDWQAGLSVALAKIYQPVEHMKTVFTIHNMKYQGVMPVEMFDEFFNLNREHLGGMEWNGMINCLKCGIFHADKVTTVSPTYAEELKHPYFSEGLHSVLNDRSSDFLGIINGVDTNEYHPLKDPHIDVNYRHSRAKKKQNKTDLQNQLGLPVSEDIPLYVMITRLVEQKGLHLIQHILEEFLQEDIQFVVLGTGETEFESYFSYIATKYPDKAVTQLTFDEAFSRKLYASADFFVMPSLFEPCGLSQLIALQYKTAPIVRETGGLKDTVEPYNEATGKGNGFSFTNYNAHDLLAVLRYSLFVYHTPEHWKQLSKNINKSKFGWQKSASDYKDLYEKVFEQQGVVQS, encoded by the coding sequence ATGAAAAATATACTATTTGTTGCTTCTGAATGCACTCCCTTTGTAAAAACAGGAGGATTAGCTGATGTAATTGGATCTCTTCCTCATGCATTAGCAAACGAAGAGAAACTCAACGTTCGAGTCATCCTCCCAATGTATGATGAAATTGCAGAAGAATGGAAGGAAAAATTAAGCTACGTCACTTCATTTTCAGTTGAAGTTGGCTGGAGAAAACAAGACGCCGATCTTTTCCAAATCGAACATAACGGAATCGTCTATTACTTTATTTCGAATTCTTTTTACTTTACTCGCAAAGGGATTTATGGATATTACGATGATGGTGAACGGTTCGTATTTTTCAATCAAGCCGTCATCGCATCTTTAAAATTTTTAGACTTCACACCTGATATCCTTCATGCCCACGACTGGCAAGCTGGATTATCAGTCGCACTCGCTAAAATTTATCAACCTGTTGAACATATGAAAACCGTTTTCACAATCCATAACATGAAGTATCAAGGTGTCATGCCTGTTGAGATGTTTGATGAGTTTTTCAACTTAAACCGTGAGCACCTTGGTGGCATGGAATGGAACGGAATGATTAATTGTTTAAAGTGCGGGATTTTCCATGCAGATAAAGTGACGACAGTAAGCCCGACATATGCCGAAGAATTAAAGCACCCTTATTTTAGTGAAGGGCTCCACTCGGTCTTAAATGACCGCTCTAGTGACTTTCTCGGTATTATTAATGGAGTGGATACGAATGAATACCACCCATTGAAAGATCCACACATTGACGTGAATTACCGACATTCACGCGCAAAGAAAAAACAAAATAAAACGGACCTTCAAAACCAATTAGGATTACCGGTTTCTGAAGACATCCCCCTATACGTCATGATAACAAGGCTCGTTGAACAAAAAGGACTTCACCTTATTCAACATATTTTAGAAGAATTTTTACAAGAGGATATTCAGTTTGTTGTTTTAGGTACAGGTGAAACAGAGTTTGAAAGTTATTTTTCATATATTGCTACAAAGTATCCAGATAAAGCCGTTACTCAGCTAACTTTTGATGAGGCTTTTTCACGGAAACTTTATGCTAGCGCTGATTTTTTCGTGATGCCGTCGTTGTTTGAACCATGTGGTCTTTCACAGCTAATTGCTCTTCAATATAAAACTGCGCCGATTGTCCGTGAGACAGGTGGCCTAAAAGATACTGTAGAACCTTACAATGAAGCAACAGGGAAAGGAAATGGTTTTAGCTTTACAAACTATAATGCCCATGATTTATTAGCAGTGCTTCGTTATTCTTTGTTCGTTTACCATACTCCTGAACATTGGAAACAACTTTCAAAGAATATCAATAAAAGTAAGTTTGGTTGGCAAAAGTCAGCTAGTGATTATAAAGACCTTTACGAAAAGGTTTTTGAACAACAAGGAGTGGTACAGTCGTGA
- a CDS encoding glucose-1-phosphate adenylyltransferase — translation MKKECVGMLLAGGEGKRLGLLTKNLAKPAVHFGGKYRIIDFTLSNCTNSGIYTVGVLTQYSPLELNRHIGIGKPWDLDRQYDGVSILSPYTAKDGGSWYSGTADAIYKNIHYIEQYDPKYVLVISGDHIYQMNYQKLIEQHKEKGAEATISVMEVPWEETSRFGILNTTDNLRIYEFDEKPKNAKNNLASMGIYVFNWETLKSYLSDDYLKVNSDHDFGKDIIPAMLEDGLNLFAYRFDGYWKDVGTVQSYWEANMDLLEEDLSLSLNNKNWRMYSHDSNFPPQFIDDNAFVEKSLINSGCWISGTVDHSILFKNVTVDIDSSIKHSILHPNVTVGKNVTLERVIVMENTEIPEGSHFYSSPNEDPLVIDQNSLALMTTK, via the coding sequence ATGAAAAAAGAATGTGTCGGGATGTTATTAGCAGGCGGTGAAGGAAAACGCCTTGGATTATTAACAAAAAATTTAGCAAAGCCAGCTGTCCACTTTGGCGGAAAATACCGAATTATTGATTTCACGTTAAGTAATTGTACAAACTCAGGGATCTACACAGTTGGAGTTTTAACTCAATATTCTCCATTAGAATTAAACAGACATATTGGGATCGGAAAACCATGGGATTTAGATCGACAATATGACGGGGTGTCGATCCTTTCTCCTTATACAGCGAAAGATGGCGGTAGCTGGTACTCTGGAACAGCTGATGCGATTTATAAGAACATTCACTACATTGAACAATACGACCCTAAATATGTATTAGTCATTTCTGGGGATCACATTTATCAAATGAACTACCAAAAGCTTATCGAGCAGCATAAAGAAAAGGGCGCTGAAGCAACCATTTCAGTGATGGAAGTACCTTGGGAAGAAACATCACGATTTGGCATTTTAAATACGACGGATAACTTACGAATCTATGAATTTGATGAAAAGCCGAAAAATGCGAAAAACAACCTCGCTTCGATGGGGATCTATGTTTTTAACTGGGAGACGTTAAAGTCATATTTATCCGATGATTATTTGAAAGTTAATTCCGATCATGACTTTGGAAAGGATATTATTCCAGCGATGTTAGAAGATGGTCTTAATTTATTTGCCTACCGTTTTGATGGATATTGGAAAGATGTCGGAACGGTCCAAAGCTATTGGGAAGCGAATATGGATTTACTTGAAGAAGATTTATCACTTTCTTTAAACAATAAAAATTGGCGTATGTACTCACATGATTCAAATTTCCCACCACAATTTATCGACGATAACGCCTTTGTTGAAAAATCCTTAATTAATTCAGGGTGTTGGATTTCTGGTACTGTCGACCATTCCATTCTTTTTAAAAATGTCACAGTCGATATAGATAGCTCTATTAAACACTCCATCTTGCATCCGAATGTAACGGTCGGAAAAAATGTTACGTTAGAACGCGTCATCGTCATGGAAAACACCGAAATTCCTGAGGGAAGTCATTTTTATTCTTCACCTAACGAAGATCCACTAGTAATTGATCAAAATAGTTTAGCACTAATGACTACTAAATAA
- a CDS encoding cysteine hydrolase family protein, producing MDVNKTALVLIDIQKESNFGIDGVEEVVQNAKNLISKCREKNIPVIYTRHINRADTIGLSDGEPLHEDGTPIYYSTSTDSYEVFEEIAPEKEDVVIDKYRWSAFYETSLDLMLRNLGVKHVIIGGFVTDGCLMTSVFDGYFRDYQINLVKDMCGASNEGAHMASILMMANWVYNLQVYDTDELVKKLNGESYRAWKSPGADSLQFTPENMREMFNKLNK from the coding sequence TTGGATGTAAATAAAACAGCTTTAGTATTAATTGATATACAGAAAGAAAGTAACTTCGGTATTGATGGCGTTGAAGAAGTTGTACAGAATGCGAAAAATTTGATCAGTAAGTGCCGTGAGAAAAACATTCCGGTTATTTACACACGACATATTAATCGTGCTGATACAATCGGCTTATCAGATGGTGAACCGTTGCATGAAGATGGAACACCAATCTATTATTCTACTTCAACTGATAGCTATGAAGTTTTTGAGGAAATAGCTCCTGAGAAAGAAGATGTTGTCATTGATAAGTACCGCTGGAGTGCTTTTTATGAAACTTCTTTAGATCTAATGTTAAGAAACCTAGGAGTTAAGCACGTGATAATCGGAGGATTTGTAACAGATGGTTGTTTAATGACTTCTGTTTTTGATGGTTATTTCAGAGACTATCAAATCAATCTAGTAAAAGATATGTGCGGAGCCTCCAATGAAGGGGCACATATGGCATCGATCTTAATGATGGCCAATTGGGTGTATAACTTACAAGTTTATGATACAGATGAATTAGTTAAAAAGCTAAATGGTGAATCGTATCGAGCATGGAAGTCTCCGGGCGCTGATTCGTTACAATTCACACCAGAAAATATGAGAGAAATGTTTAATAAATTAAATAAATAA
- the glgD gene encoding glucose-1-phosphate adenylyltransferase subunit GlgD yields the protein MQSMMGLINLEHERDYLNELTYFRCGAAVPFAGRYRLIDFTLSNMVKSDIHEVAIFTRSKYRSLMDHLGTGADWELDRRHGGLFILPPDWNDPTDISKGDLRYFHNNRDYFERSKSDYVLVSGSQFISNSDYKEAFNLHLEREADVTFITTTVEDSQPEHSSILRVEKNENDWVTNVTNDATNPLLFTGVYIINKKRLMEIVDDCIAYHKDHIFLNGIIDNLHHLKIQTFEHKGYSAFINSINSFYRQNMNLLHADNYRELFYKRPFIRTKISNEPPAKYLEHAGVKSSLLANGCEVEGQVENSLLFRGVKVKEGAKIKNSIIMQRCTIEADVHLENVIIDKDVRITKGQRLMGCKEQPYVVAKRKVM from the coding sequence ATGCAATCAATGATGGGATTAATTAATCTTGAGCACGAACGTGATTATTTAAATGAATTAACATATTTTCGTTGTGGAGCCGCCGTACCTTTTGCTGGAAGATACAGACTCATCGATTTCACATTATCCAATATGGTAAAGTCCGACATTCATGAAGTCGCGATTTTTACTCGTAGTAAGTACCGTTCATTAATGGATCACCTCGGTACAGGAGCTGATTGGGAACTTGACCGCCGTCATGGTGGACTATTTATCCTCCCTCCTGACTGGAACGATCCTACTGATATTTCAAAAGGAGACCTACGCTATTTTCATAATAACCGAGATTACTTTGAACGAAGCAAATCAGATTATGTGCTAGTAAGCGGTAGTCAATTTATTTCAAATAGTGATTACAAAGAAGCATTCAATCTTCATTTAGAGCGAGAGGCTGATGTAACGTTTATTACAACGACAGTTGAAGATTCCCAGCCTGAACATAGCTCCATATTACGAGTAGAAAAAAATGAGAATGATTGGGTAACGAACGTAACAAATGATGCTACGAACCCCCTCCTCTTTACGGGGGTCTATATTATTAATAAAAAACGGTTAATGGAAATTGTCGATGATTGTATTGCTTATCACAAGGATCATATTTTCTTAAACGGAATTATTGATAACTTGCATCACTTAAAGATCCAAACGTTCGAACATAAAGGGTATTCGGCTTTCATTAATTCCATTAATAGCTTCTATCGTCAAAATATGAATTTATTACATGCTGACAATTACCGCGAACTATTTTACAAAAGGCCGTTTATTCGTACAAAAATTAGTAATGAACCACCAGCGAAATATCTTGAGCATGCAGGTGTTAAATCATCGTTACTCGCAAACGGATGTGAAGTTGAAGGGCAAGTTGAAAATAGCCTTCTATTTCGAGGCGTTAAAGTAAAAGAAGGAGCCAAAATTAAAAATTCAATTATTATGCAGCGCTGTACAATCGAAGCTGATGTGCATCTAGAAAATGTCATCATCGATAAAGATGTTCGCATTACAAAAGGTCAAAGGTTAATGGGGTGTAAAGAACAACCTTATGTCGTCGCCAAACGAAAAGTGATGTAG
- a CDS encoding glycine betaine uptake BCCT transporter, protein MDQSDRSILKVSVGIAVLFVLIGVIIPQQLASVMGVAQGFVLESFGWFYQLVATFFLAFAIFMIFSKYGKIKLGKPDSKPDYNRPTWFAMLFSAGMGIGLLFYGVSEPISHFAVPPTGDGSTEEAATLGMQYTWLHWGLHAWAIYAIVALALAYQKFRKDAPGLMSSTLQPVLGEKVKGPVGKTIDVVAVFATLFGVAASLGLGSQQINAGLEYLVGIPNNFGVQMIIMAIITVLFIVSASTGISKGIKYLSNANMTIATLLLFAVLFLGPTLFLLNMFTTGLGSYVQNVAFMGLRLSPFDADELAWTQGWTIFYWAWWISWTPFVGMFIARVSKGRTIREFTVAVLLVPTVVCGLWFTVFGGTGIYLELFQGLDVSGQGLETALFFVYQNLPLTALLSVLTVALITTFFVTSADSATFVLGMLTTGGKLNPPNRVKITWGLILVASTSVLMYSGGLAGLQTAIIVSALPLSFIVLVMCYGLVKALNKELKELGQSNKDGKQKMKKAS, encoded by the coding sequence TTGGATCAAAGTGATCGGTCAATTTTAAAAGTTTCTGTCGGTATAGCCGTGTTGTTTGTATTAATAGGAGTGATCATTCCACAGCAGTTAGCTTCTGTGATGGGTGTCGCTCAAGGGTTTGTTCTTGAATCATTCGGTTGGTTCTACCAATTAGTTGCAACGTTCTTTTTAGCATTTGCGATCTTTATGATCTTTAGTAAATATGGAAAAATAAAGCTTGGAAAGCCTGACTCAAAGCCAGATTATAACCGTCCAACATGGTTTGCGATGTTGTTTTCAGCAGGGATGGGAATTGGACTTTTATTCTATGGTGTGTCTGAGCCAATCTCACACTTTGCTGTACCACCAACAGGTGATGGAAGTACAGAAGAAGCTGCGACCCTTGGGATGCAGTACACATGGCTTCATTGGGGATTACATGCATGGGCAATTTATGCGATTGTTGCATTAGCTCTTGCTTATCAAAAGTTTAGAAAAGATGCTCCAGGATTAATGAGTTCGACACTTCAACCAGTACTTGGTGAGAAGGTGAAAGGTCCTGTTGGGAAAACAATTGATGTTGTTGCGGTATTTGCTACGTTATTCGGAGTGGCAGCTTCTCTTGGATTAGGTTCTCAACAAATTAATGCAGGGTTAGAATACTTAGTAGGAATTCCAAATAATTTTGGTGTTCAAATGATCATTATGGCGATCATTACAGTACTTTTCATTGTCTCAGCAAGTACCGGTATTTCTAAAGGGATTAAGTATTTAAGTAATGCCAACATGACAATTGCTACATTGTTGTTATTTGCAGTGCTTTTCCTAGGACCGACGTTATTTTTATTAAATATGTTTACGACAGGTTTAGGAAGCTATGTACAAAACGTTGCGTTTATGGGACTTCGTTTGTCACCGTTCGATGCAGATGAGTTAGCATGGACACAAGGATGGACGATCTTTTATTGGGCATGGTGGATTTCATGGACACCATTTGTCGGGATGTTCATTGCACGAGTTTCAAAAGGACGTACAATTCGTGAATTTACGGTTGCAGTATTATTAGTTCCAACGGTTGTATGTGGTTTATGGTTTACGGTGTTTGGTGGAACAGGGATTTATTTAGAGTTATTCCAAGGACTTGATGTATCAGGACAAGGTCTGGAAACGGCGTTATTCTTTGTTTATCAAAACTTACCATTAACAGCTCTTTTATCTGTTTTAACCGTGGCGTTAATTACAACGTTCTTTGTTACATCAGCAGATTCTGCAACATTCGTGTTAGGAATGCTGACGACAGGTGGAAAGTTAAATCCTCCAAATCGAGTGAAAATTACGTGGGGATTAATTTTAGTTGCATCAACATCTGTTTTAATGTACTCAGGTGGATTGGCAGGCTTACAAACGGCGATTATCGTCAGTGCATTACCATTGTCCTTTATTGTGCTTGTGATGTGTTACGGTTTAGTAAAAGCACTGAACAAAGAATTAAAAGAGCTCGGACAAAGCAACAAAGACGGAAAACAAAAGATGAAAAAAGCGAGTTAA
- a CDS encoding alpha/beta fold hydrolase: MLHHRVYIANASRPWVTFIHGAGGDSTTWHKQVKDFKKHFNVLLIDLRGHGKSNGIPWQKGDSLEDIADEVVNVLDHLHIKSTHLVGISLGTIIIQTMAQKHTDRIESMILGGAVIQLNVRTKFLMALGNLTKYIIPYMWLYRFLAWIIMPKSNHIESRSAFVDQAKKMCQKEFIRWFALLKAMNPLLERLQTNFNGIPTMFIMGEEDYLFLPAVEKLVEEKEGLLLKRIEDSGHVCNIDQPRQFNDETIKFISTYHKTEAV, from the coding sequence ATGTTACACCACCGAGTATACATAGCAAATGCCAGTAGACCATGGGTAACATTTATACATGGGGCAGGCGGAGATTCAACGACTTGGCATAAACAAGTAAAAGATTTTAAGAAACACTTTAATGTATTATTAATAGATTTACGAGGGCATGGTAAATCGAATGGTATCCCTTGGCAAAAAGGTGATTCACTAGAAGATATTGCAGATGAGGTTGTAAATGTCCTTGACCATCTACATATTAAGTCAACCCATCTAGTTGGCATTTCTCTTGGAACGATCATTATTCAGACAATGGCACAAAAACATACGGACCGTATTGAATCAATGATTTTAGGTGGTGCAGTCATTCAACTAAATGTTAGGACAAAGTTTTTAATGGCTCTCGGTAATTTAACGAAATATATTATTCCGTATATGTGGCTTTATCGCTTTCTTGCATGGATTATTATGCCAAAGAGTAACCATATTGAGTCGAGGAGTGCATTTGTAGATCAAGCGAAGAAAATGTGTCAAAAAGAGTTTATTCGTTGGTTCGCCCTACTAAAGGCAATGAACCCTCTACTAGAACGATTACAAACAAATTTTAATGGTATTCCAACCATGTTTATTATGGGAGAAGAAGATTATTTGTTTTTGCCAGCAGTAGAAAAGCTGGTTGAAGAAAAAGAAGGGTTATTGTTAAAAAGAATTGAAGATTCAGGCCATGTCTGTAACATCGATCAACCAAGGCAATTTAATGATGAAACGATTAAATTTATATCTACTTATCACAAAACAGAAGCGGTTTAA